In one window of Pseudoalteromonas sp. N1230-9 DNA:
- a CDS encoding TrkH family potassium uptake protein, whose product MINWQANVYPKQFSGVKCRKRQKINPPLVLTIGFIVLIMLGTSLLMLPVASTQPISWLEALFTATSAVTVTGLVVIDTGTALTVFGQSVVMLLIQIGGIGFMTVAVISILSLGKTLGLQQRLLASRAFDTNDLTSVIKVAKYVLVYSLIIESVAFCLLFISWFDDYGLVKSAYHSLFYTISAFNNAGFALSGDSLSAFKGDVTVNLVITGLFIIGGLGFTVLIDIYKQKRWSSLSTNTRLVLIATLVINSTAFLLIFLFEHANPATLAPLTTSEQILTAWFQAVTPRTAGFNTLPIDALSQDSTLLTMLLMVIGGGSVSTASGIKLGTFVILILAMRSYLKQQTTVTVFNRQLSDKLVIKALSVMILYLFIAFISIMVIAKLEQGSLLDITFEAISALSTVGLSRGITGDLSAPSQLIIILLMLIGRVGPLTFAYCFARQHSQPLTYPTTSIQIG is encoded by the coding sequence ATGATTAACTGGCAAGCCAACGTTTATCCCAAACAATTTAGCGGTGTGAAGTGTCGCAAGCGACAAAAAATTAACCCGCCATTAGTGCTCACTATCGGCTTTATTGTACTAATCATGTTGGGTACGAGTTTACTTATGCTCCCTGTAGCCAGCACCCAACCGATTAGCTGGCTCGAAGCACTATTTACAGCAACCTCTGCGGTTACAGTTACAGGGCTGGTAGTAATAGATACGGGTACTGCACTGACAGTATTTGGACAAAGCGTGGTGATGCTGCTGATTCAAATTGGCGGCATTGGCTTTATGACTGTGGCAGTAATCTCAATATTAAGTTTAGGAAAAACCCTCGGTTTACAACAGCGCTTATTGGCCAGTCGCGCTTTTGACACCAACGATTTAACCTCGGTGATCAAGGTCGCTAAATACGTTTTAGTCTATTCATTAATTATTGAATCCGTAGCGTTCTGCTTATTATTTATCAGTTGGTTTGATGATTATGGTTTAGTAAAAAGTGCTTACCACAGTTTGTTTTATACGATTTCTGCATTTAATAATGCAGGCTTTGCCTTAAGTGGCGATAGCTTATCTGCGTTCAAAGGGGATGTGACCGTAAACTTAGTGATCACAGGCTTATTTATTATCGGTGGTTTAGGTTTCACGGTACTAATTGATATTTACAAACAAAAACGTTGGTCATCACTATCAACCAATACACGCCTAGTATTAATTGCGACTTTAGTGATCAACAGCACCGCTTTTTTACTCATCTTTTTATTTGAACACGCAAACCCTGCTACATTGGCACCACTTACAACTTCAGAGCAAATACTGACCGCATGGTTTCAAGCAGTAACACCTCGTACCGCAGGATTTAATACTTTACCGATCGATGCCTTAAGCCAAGATTCTACGCTACTAACCATGCTGCTTATGGTGATTGGCGGTGGCTCAGTCAGTACGGCGAGCGGCATAAAACTAGGCACCTTTGTGATCTTAATTTTAGCGATGCGCAGTTATTTAAAACAGCAAACAACAGTCACTGTTTTTAACCGCCAGTTGAGCGACAAGCTCGTGATCAAGGCATTAAGCGTCATGATACTGTACTTATTTATCGCCTTTATTAGCATTATGGTTATTGCCAAGCTTGAACAAGGCTCGTTACTGGATATCACCTTTGAGGCAATTTCGGCACTCAGTACCGTTGGTCTTTCACGGGGTATTACGGGTGATTTAAGCGCACCTAGTCAGCTCATTATCATACTGCTGATGTTGATAGGCCGAGTTGGCCCACTCACGTTTGCATATTGTTTTGCTCGCCAGCACAGCCAACCTTTGACCTACCCTACTACCAGTATTCAAATTGGCTAA
- a CDS encoding potassium channel family protein, translating to MAQFAVIGLGRFGVTACLELSKQGHTVCAADISESTVNHYADQLSFTVVVDASDETQLARLDLPSCQAVLVAIGENIEASILCVLHLKNLGVKQIWVKACTKSHHQILSKLGVERIIHPEEEMGVRVAQALNYPMVNQYFPLNQSTFIVELGIDLQLSGRKIGWLLKERNSDIKPLTLRRDDYFNTELTNDTELRHGDSLVLLGSKTYLTKLAKRFRAL from the coding sequence ATGGCTCAGTTTGCAGTAATCGGATTAGGACGTTTTGGCGTAACCGCCTGTTTAGAACTTTCAAAACAAGGGCACACGGTATGTGCCGCAGATATTAGCGAAAGCACCGTTAATCACTATGCCGACCAGCTCAGTTTTACGGTGGTAGTCGACGCCAGCGATGAAACACAATTAGCGCGGCTCGATTTACCCAGTTGCCAAGCCGTATTGGTGGCCATTGGCGAGAATATTGAAGCCAGTATTTTATGTGTATTGCACTTAAAAAACTTAGGCGTAAAGCAAATTTGGGTAAAGGCCTGTACCAAAAGCCATCATCAAATCCTAAGTAAACTGGGTGTTGAACGCATCATTCACCCAGAAGAAGAAATGGGCGTGAGAGTTGCACAAGCACTTAACTACCCAATGGTTAATCAATATTTCCCGCTTAACCAGTCCACGTTTATTGTTGAACTGGGCATAGATCTGCAGCTTTCAGGTCGCAAAATTGGCTGGCTGCTAAAAGAGCGCAATAGCGATATTAAACCGCTCACACTCCGCCGTGATGATTATTTCAATACTGAGCTGACTAATGACACCGAACTGCGCCACGGCGATAGTCTGGTGCTACTTGGCTCTAAAACTTATTTAACTAAACTAGCAAAACGGTTTCGTGCATTATGA
- a CDS encoding DUF4118 domain-containing protein, with product MMQSVFKIQYLKAAFLSVLMPLVVVLAIFPFRELFTTTDIVMLQLLWVTWVAVRSNRRVAALTTLVSVACTDWFYVVPYFTFHIENIEYVVTFLVMLIVGLVISHLAGELNTKVRDVQAHASNSRLLYELAKKLNDLDSLEEQKQLFLKTMAAHLKVACNWQLTGSGQFIYLNEQQAEFGGIAFAKTLNAEQLALANTACSLLYQVQEKTLLREQSAAIKVQAELERSKNTLLRSLSHDLRTPLATIMGASSMLADDDIQLSSEVIKEQAANIYEQSKILNQHFDKVMELSKVNKLAENIKWQKLPISTLVSEAKSRRQQQLQCFKLSIEAQPNSLCFGDETLLEIAFANMLENAARYGDGTASMQFIETHTEYQIVLINPFASKHETSQDEGVGLGSVICDVVAKCHQGRFELTLNEQTKQATAKLIWSNSRG from the coding sequence ATGATGCAGTCAGTATTCAAAATACAGTATTTAAAAGCCGCATTTTTAAGTGTGTTGATGCCACTTGTAGTGGTGCTCGCGATTTTTCCGTTTCGAGAACTGTTTACAACCACTGATATTGTGATGTTACAGCTGCTGTGGGTGACTTGGGTTGCGGTGCGAAGTAATCGTCGTGTGGCCGCGCTTACCACCTTAGTGAGTGTTGCCTGCACTGACTGGTTTTATGTGGTGCCGTATTTTACTTTTCATATCGAAAATATTGAATATGTGGTTACCTTTTTGGTGATGCTGATTGTGGGTTTAGTGATAAGCCACCTCGCTGGGGAGCTCAATACCAAGGTTCGCGATGTACAAGCTCATGCAAGTAATAGTCGCTTATTGTATGAGTTAGCTAAAAAGCTCAATGATCTCGATAGCCTTGAGGAACAAAAGCAGCTGTTTTTAAAAACTATGGCTGCGCATTTAAAGGTTGCGTGTAACTGGCAGCTAACGGGCTCTGGGCAGTTTATTTATTTAAACGAACAACAAGCTGAATTTGGCGGTATTGCATTTGCTAAAACATTGAATGCTGAGCAACTTGCTTTGGCGAATACAGCATGCTCTTTACTGTATCAGGTTCAAGAGAAAACCTTACTGCGTGAGCAATCCGCGGCGATAAAAGTGCAGGCGGAGCTTGAGAGGTCAAAAAACACTTTATTGCGCAGTTTATCCCATGACTTACGTACGCCATTAGCAACCATTATGGGTGCATCAAGCATGTTGGCTGATGATGATATTCAATTAAGCTCTGAGGTTATCAAAGAGCAAGCAGCTAATATTTATGAGCAAAGTAAAATTCTTAATCAGCACTTTGATAAAGTCATGGAGCTCAGTAAAGTTAATAAGTTAGCTGAGAATATTAAATGGCAAAAACTGCCTATTTCGACTCTTGTTAGCGAAGCAAAATCACGTCGCCAGCAGCAATTACAATGCTTTAAATTGAGCATTGAGGCTCAGCCAAACAGTCTCTGCTTTGGTGATGAAACCTTACTTGAAATTGCCTTTGCCAATATGCTCGAGAACGCAGCGCGCTATGGTGATGGCACAGCAAGTATGCAATTTATTGAAACACACACTGAATACCAAATAGTGTTAATCAACCCTTTTGCTAGTAAGCATGAGACGAGTCAAGATGAAGGAGTTGGCTTAGGGAGTGTGATCTGCGATGTAGTTGCTAAATGTCATCAAGGGCGCTTTGAATTAACCCTCAATGAGCAGACAAAGCAGGCAACAGCTAAATTAATTTGGAGTAACAGCCGTGGCTAA
- a CDS encoding response regulator, whose translation MANILVLEDSPPLQSFLKTLLKASNHEVSVCAKGLDAFALLSQQQFDLVLLDLGLLDMDGQDWLVEFRQWSLLPVLVLSARDGETEKVTALDNGANDYLTKPFSANELLARIRVLLRTQTTPSLTLQCGDIHIDPHKHVVRKGAEEVKLTKKEYAILLLLFQQKDKVLTHNAILSEVWGEQYINRPEYVRVHIGQLRQKLEQNAASPKHILTEPAVGYRLVD comes from the coding sequence GTGGCTAATATTTTGGTTTTAGAGGACTCACCGCCTCTGCAAAGTTTTTTAAAAACACTGCTAAAAGCCAGCAATCATGAAGTCAGTGTGTGCGCCAAAGGGCTTGATGCGTTTGCACTTTTAAGCCAGCAGCAGTTTGATTTAGTGCTACTTGATTTAGGCTTACTCGATATGGATGGGCAAGATTGGCTGGTGGAGTTTAGGCAGTGGAGTCTGCTCCCTGTATTAGTACTTTCTGCACGGGATGGCGAAACAGAAAAAGTCACCGCGCTTGATAATGGCGCTAACGATTACCTAACCAAACCATTTAGCGCAAACGAATTATTAGCACGTATTCGGGTGCTTCTGCGCACTCAAACAACACCAAGTCTAACTTTGCAATGTGGCGATATTCACATAGACCCACATAAGCACGTGGTCCGTAAAGGCGCTGAAGAAGTTAAACTAACTAAAAAAGAGTACGCTATATTGCTGTTGTTATTTCAGCAAAAAGACAAGGTGCTAACGCATAACGCTATCTTATCTGAGGTGTGGGGTGAGCAGTATATTAATCGTCCTGAATATGTACGTGTACACATTGGTCAGTTACGGCAAAAGCTCGAGCAAAATGCAGCGAGCCCAAAGCATATCTTAACTGAGCCCGCAGTGGGTTATCGGTTGGTTGATTAA
- a CDS encoding glutathione S-transferase family protein, translating to MIKLHHLNKSRSKRIIWLLEELGIDYDLVAYQRNPETFLAPDDLKEIHPLGKAPVIEDNGKIITESGAITDYLITTYGKGKYMPEPQSDSYVSYQQWLHFAESSAMVPFLLKLFITKDGCKTNFIGDYADNEIGKILSYVNQQLKGKQYLVDDTLTGADFMMSFVIEKVAEAGMLSHFAEIERYFEQLKTHESYHTANELEEKYGK from the coding sequence ATGATTAAACTCCATCATTTAAATAAATCACGTTCAAAGCGTATTATTTGGCTTTTAGAAGAGCTAGGCATTGACTACGACCTTGTTGCTTATCAGCGCAACCCCGAAACGTTTTTAGCTCCTGATGACCTAAAAGAAATTCACCCACTAGGCAAAGCTCCCGTAATTGAAGATAATGGCAAAATTATTACCGAATCAGGTGCCATTACCGATTATTTAATAACAACATATGGTAAAGGCAAATACATGCCAGAACCACAATCTGATAGCTATGTTAGTTACCAGCAATGGCTTCACTTTGCCGAAAGCTCTGCAATGGTGCCTTTTTTATTAAAGCTCTTTATTACAAAAGATGGTTGTAAAACTAACTTTATAGGTGACTATGCTGATAATGAAATTGGTAAAATACTGAGCTATGTGAATCAACAACTAAAAGGTAAACAGTATTTAGTTGATGATACATTGACTGGGGCTGATTTTATGATGTCGTTTGTTATTGAAAAGGTCGCTGAAGCTGGCATGTTGTCACACTTTGCTGAAATAGAGCGCTATTTTGAGCAACTTAAAACGCATGAAAGCTATCATACTGCTAATGAGTTGGAAGAAAAATACGGCAAGTGA
- a CDS encoding NADP-dependent oxidoreductase, which yields MSDLQNRQYILESRPNGPATKSNVALKTNSVSSPKEGEVLLRTIYLSLDPYMRGRMSDAESYADPVEIGDVMVGATICQVEQSAHPDYKVGEWVLAYTGWQEYAISNTEGLMKLGENPDTPSYALGILGMPGFTAYMGLLDIGEPKAGETVVVAAATGPVGATVGQIAKIKGCKVVGVAGGKEKCQHAVEHLGFDACIDHKADDFDEQLKAACDQGIDVYYENVGGHVLDAVLPLLNTKARVPLCGLVSQYNATELPPGPDRLSMLMGLILRKRIKVQGFIIFDDYGDRYDEFAKDMQQWLKEGKVKYKEHLEADFENTLDAFNAMLNGENFGKTVVQVQKPL from the coding sequence ATGTCTGATCTTCAAAACCGTCAATATATTCTCGAGTCACGCCCAAATGGCCCTGCAACGAAAAGTAACGTTGCGTTAAAGACAAACTCAGTATCATCACCTAAAGAGGGTGAAGTATTGTTAAGAACGATTTATTTATCTCTTGACCCTTATATGCGAGGCCGCATGAGCGATGCGGAGTCTTATGCAGATCCTGTTGAAATTGGCGATGTAATGGTTGGTGCAACCATCTGTCAGGTTGAGCAATCAGCGCATCCCGATTATAAAGTCGGTGAATGGGTATTGGCTTACACAGGCTGGCAAGAATATGCGATTAGTAATACTGAAGGGCTAATGAAACTAGGTGAAAACCCAGACACCCCTTCTTACGCGCTCGGAATTTTAGGCATGCCAGGGTTTACCGCCTATATGGGATTACTGGATATTGGTGAACCAAAAGCGGGGGAAACGGTCGTTGTGGCAGCAGCAACGGGGCCAGTTGGTGCAACTGTAGGTCAAATCGCAAAAATTAAAGGCTGTAAGGTTGTCGGTGTAGCAGGCGGTAAGGAAAAATGCCAACACGCTGTAGAACACTTAGGCTTTGACGCATGTATTGATCATAAAGCTGACGATTTCGATGAGCAACTAAAAGCCGCTTGTGACCAAGGCATTGATGTTTATTATGAAAATGTCGGTGGTCATGTTCTTGATGCAGTGCTGCCTTTACTCAATACAAAAGCGCGTGTGCCCTTGTGTGGTTTAGTATCACAGTACAATGCAACTGAATTACCACCCGGGCCTGATCGTTTATCGATGCTGATGGGCTTGATTTTAAGAAAACGTATTAAGGTACAAGGTTTTATTATTTTTGATGATTACGGGGATCGCTATGACGAGTTTGCAAAAGACATGCAGCAATGGCTAAAAGAAGGGAAAGTTAAATACAAAGAACACCTAGAAGCTGATTTTGAAAATACACTTGATGCCTTTAACGCTATGTTAAACGGTGAAAACTTCGGTAAAACGGTTGTTCAAGTACAAAAGCCACTGTAA
- a CDS encoding SMP-30/gluconolactonase/LRE family protein: protein MRLHALIAVTSFLCTPLALAIDSQDFVKDNVFTQGVEGPTMYNDTLYAVNYAEQGTIGRVDNMGKSSLFVRLPNDSVGNGLQFDEQGNLYIADYVNHNILKVPANTHQVEVFAHNAKMNQPNDISITKSGALFASDPNWSKSTGQLWRINTDGSTELLEKNMGTTNGVAVNGDNTKLYVNESVQRVVWQYDLDDELNISNKQELIRFDDHGLDGMRVNSEGQIFITRYGAGKVLKVSPKGKVLKTYKLKGQHPTNLTFNESQTKMYVTMQKRGAIEVIEL, encoded by the coding sequence ATGAGACTTCACGCACTTATTGCTGTGACTAGCTTTTTATGTACGCCGCTTGCATTGGCAATTGATAGCCAAGACTTTGTGAAAGATAACGTGTTCACTCAAGGTGTTGAAGGACCAACCATGTACAACGATACCTTATATGCAGTGAATTATGCTGAGCAGGGGACCATTGGACGTGTTGATAACATGGGTAAGTCATCATTATTTGTGCGTTTACCAAATGACAGCGTTGGTAATGGCTTGCAATTTGATGAACAAGGTAACCTCTATATTGCTGATTATGTAAATCATAATATTTTAAAAGTACCTGCTAATACTCATCAAGTCGAAGTGTTTGCACATAACGCTAAAATGAATCAGCCAAATGATATTAGTATCACTAAAAGTGGGGCACTGTTTGCGAGTGATCCGAACTGGTCAAAAAGTACAGGCCAGTTGTGGCGTATTAATACTGATGGCAGCACTGAACTTCTTGAAAAAAATATGGGTACAACCAATGGAGTGGCTGTGAACGGTGACAATACTAAACTTTACGTAAATGAAAGTGTGCAGCGTGTGGTTTGGCAGTATGATCTTGACGATGAGCTAAACATCAGTAACAAACAAGAACTGATACGTTTTGACGACCATGGCCTTGATGGCATGCGAGTAAACAGTGAAGGTCAAATTTTCATTACTCGTTATGGCGCTGGAAAAGTGCTTAAAGTATCACCTAAAGGCAAGGTGTTAAAAACTTATAAACTAAAAGGTCAACACCCAACTAATCTAACATTTAATGAGTCACAAACTAAAATGTATGTGACTATGCAAAAACGTGGCGCTATCGAAGTGATAGAACTTTAG
- a CDS encoding helix-hairpin-helix domain-containing protein, which produces MPFNDKERDALLALKGVGPTVVTRFEEIGIESFEELAGFDANTIAERVASMLHSTCWKNSPQAKAAITAAITRAKQG; this is translated from the coding sequence ATGCCATTTAACGATAAAGAACGAGATGCTTTATTAGCACTCAAAGGTGTTGGGCCAACGGTTGTAACACGGTTTGAAGAAATTGGTATTGAATCGTTTGAGGAGTTAGCAGGGTTTGATGCAAACACAATTGCTGAGCGAGTCGCATCGATGTTGCATTCAACGTGTTGGAAAAATAGCCCGCAAGCGAAAGCGGCAATAACAGCCGCTATTACGCGAGCAAAGCAAGGCTAA
- a CDS encoding TonB-dependent receptor domain-containing protein, with protein MKAKTTSTTRSLLLLSPLAIAVSSIIGVAHAEEAEQVKKPEVITVTGSRIQRAELASSSPVVSVDEAQIHLDRAVNVEDITAKLPQAAAGANSTGATVGDSFGSSTIDLRGLGQNRTLVLIDGTRAVPFSFRNSVDVNTIPAGLIKRVDVLTGGAAAVYGADAVAGVVNFVLDDDFTGAEFSTSYESADGGNEKLNFEAIFGGDIADGRGHITGYLGYTERKELLAGERDYALENSTPLINSGGYYTDVASGNSLAITDAGAVTNERQTSDFTPHRYLTQPMDRFSAGLLFDVDVSDSAIAYGRAMYSKVTVNGAGASGQTPIFVNEQVTLSQDNAYIPDELRDQLTFDSEGNALVNVERNLGLGVQHTKAVRDSMQFQLGLKGDITDYLRYDVYGQYGKTDEVATIYNNAYRNDNNGNSRFAALANSVDIFDPNHDFSDFSDPLLYTTRDRTQSVISATLSGDSGFLFELPAGAIDFAIGYEYRKETGKQTPGDAFRNGTSFASISAFDMDASFSSEEFYAEILVPILVDQPFAEELSFEGAYRISDYSNTEAEDTYKLGINWAINSDIRIRANRLTAFRAPNLGEFASPITALSLSLFDQNSDQFVPRLAGRYNGDPCLLGTGDATQCAAFGAPAVGTQFDSSTAEYTYGGNPNIKPEQAESDTLGVVYTPSYIDGFDLSVDYYSIRVTDAVSQIQPGAALQSCYIDDPNPNNPLCGAVLRDPNTGFISTAIVNDFNLAAIEQEGIDVAVNYVIDAPEQMGGRFRFSYQGNFVTKQTRQNNSTVPEIDCKGTYGSACSGDFASILQADYKHRASIDWQLDDMNFQLGWRRIGEVEYAVDRSETISAQNYLDFAAAWQVNEELAVNFGVDNLLDREPPTPEVGANHFNTVSDYSVIGRSVGVSLRYAPSY; from the coding sequence ATGAAAGCAAAGACAACATCCACAACGCGCTCGCTTTTACTGCTCTCGCCACTTGCGATCGCAGTCAGTTCAATTATCGGCGTAGCCCATGCAGAAGAAGCAGAACAAGTAAAAAAGCCTGAAGTAATCACTGTAACAGGGTCGCGTATCCAACGTGCAGAGCTTGCCTCTAGCAGCCCTGTCGTCAGTGTTGACGAAGCGCAAATCCATCTCGACCGCGCGGTAAACGTAGAAGATATCACAGCAAAGCTGCCGCAAGCTGCGGCGGGTGCAAACAGCACGGGTGCAACAGTTGGTGACTCATTTGGCTCATCAACTATTGATTTACGCGGCCTTGGTCAAAACCGAACATTGGTACTTATTGACGGTACTCGCGCCGTACCATTTAGTTTTCGTAACTCAGTCGACGTAAATACCATTCCTGCTGGATTAATTAAACGCGTTGATGTATTAACTGGCGGAGCCGCGGCCGTTTACGGTGCCGATGCGGTGGCTGGTGTTGTCAACTTCGTTTTAGATGATGATTTTACTGGTGCGGAGTTTTCAACCAGCTATGAAAGTGCTGATGGCGGTAACGAAAAACTAAATTTCGAGGCGATTTTTGGTGGCGATATTGCTGATGGCCGTGGCCACATTACCGGTTATTTAGGTTACACAGAGCGTAAGGAGTTATTAGCAGGTGAACGTGATTATGCACTTGAAAACTCGACACCTTTAATTAATAGCGGTGGTTACTACACTGACGTAGCTTCTGGCAATAGCCTTGCAATTACCGATGCAGGTGCTGTAACAAATGAACGCCAAACTTCTGATTTTACTCCTCACCGCTACTTAACACAGCCAATGGATCGTTTCTCTGCTGGGTTACTATTTGATGTTGACGTAAGCGACAGTGCAATCGCTTATGGTCGAGCTATGTACTCAAAAGTAACTGTTAATGGTGCGGGAGCGAGTGGTCAAACACCTATTTTTGTTAATGAGCAAGTGACTCTTTCACAAGATAATGCTTATATCCCTGATGAGCTACGTGACCAACTAACATTTGACAGTGAAGGCAATGCCCTTGTTAATGTTGAACGTAATTTAGGTTTGGGTGTTCAACACACCAAAGCAGTGCGTGACTCAATGCAATTTCAATTGGGTTTAAAAGGCGATATTACTGACTACTTACGCTACGATGTATACGGTCAATATGGTAAAACCGATGAAGTTGCGACTATTTACAACAACGCTTACCGTAATGATAATAATGGCAACAGCCGCTTTGCTGCACTGGCAAACTCAGTGGATATTTTTGATCCGAACCATGATTTTAGTGACTTTAGCGATCCCCTGCTTTATACCACCCGCGACCGTACACAAAGTGTGATATCAGCAACCTTATCGGGTGATTCTGGGTTCCTATTTGAGTTACCAGCCGGTGCTATCGATTTTGCAATTGGTTATGAATACCGTAAAGAAACCGGTAAACAAACACCAGGCGATGCCTTTAGAAACGGCACCAGCTTTGCTTCAATTAGCGCGTTCGATATGGATGCAAGCTTTAGCTCAGAAGAGTTCTATGCCGAAATTTTAGTGCCAATTTTAGTTGACCAACCTTTTGCTGAAGAGCTTAGCTTTGAAGGTGCATACCGTATTTCTGATTATTCAAACACAGAAGCAGAAGACACCTACAAACTAGGTATCAACTGGGCAATTAACAGTGATATTCGTATTCGTGCAAACCGCTTAACGGCATTTAGAGCACCTAACTTAGGTGAATTTGCCAGCCCAATCACAGCACTTTCGTTATCGTTATTCGATCAAAACAGTGACCAATTTGTACCTCGTCTAGCAGGGCGTTATAACGGCGATCCTTGCTTATTAGGCACAGGTGATGCAACACAATGTGCAGCCTTTGGCGCACCTGCTGTTGGTACACAGTTCGATTCAAGCACCGCTGAGTATACCTACGGTGGCAACCCGAATATCAAACCAGAGCAAGCAGAGTCAGATACACTTGGCGTTGTATACACACCAAGTTATATAGACGGTTTTGATTTATCCGTTGATTACTACAGTATCCGTGTCACCGATGCTGTAAGCCAAATTCAACCAGGCGCAGCACTACAAAGCTGTTATATTGACGATCCGAACCCGAACAATCCATTGTGTGGTGCGGTACTTCGCGATCCGAATACAGGCTTTATTAGTACAGCGATCGTGAACGACTTTAACCTAGCCGCGATTGAACAAGAAGGTATTGACGTTGCAGTCAACTACGTGATTGATGCACCAGAGCAAATGGGTGGTCGTTTCAGGTTCTCGTATCAAGGTAACTTTGTTACAAAACAAACTCGCCAAAACAACAGTACAGTGCCAGAAATTGACTGTAAAGGCACTTATGGCAGTGCATGTTCTGGTGACTTTGCGAGTATTTTGCAAGCAGATTACAAACACCGTGCAAGCATTGATTGGCAGTTAGACGATATGAACTTCCAACTTGGCTGGCGCAGAATCGGCGAAGTTGAGTACGCTGTTGACCGCTCAGAAACTATTTCAGCGCAGAACTACTTAGATTTTGCTGCGGCTTGGCAAGTTAATGAGGAACTTGCGGTTAACTTTGGTGTCGATAACTTATTAGACCGTGAACCGCCAACACCTGAGGTAGGCGCAAACCACTTTAACACCGTGAGTGATTACAGTGTGATTGGCCGCTCAGTCGGGGTTTCACTAAGATATGCTCCAAGCTACTAA
- a CDS encoding anhydro-N-acetylmuramic acid kinase: MHQHIEKLYLSAKKEKKLIVGLMSGTSLDGLDIALCEVSGQGMNTHVDVIKFTTVDYDDDYKSRVKRVFAKRECDLEEVTLLNPWIGQLHGDMVAKTLAKWNVAKELVDVIASHGQTIYHCPKSQHKRPEYGNATLQIGDSDHLAVAAGITTIGDFRQKHIAAGGEGAPLAVYGDYLYFTSTSENRILLNMGGIANLTYLPKSADARAVFSSDIGPGNTIMDAYIQRHFAPLHYDKDAAIASQGKVSESLLNALCDNVFFGLAFPKTTGPEVFNLDYLAAAQARTNTEHLSHFDVMATLVHFSGLMIAKAITQCSDGLSQVAVYASGGGVHNPLLMKVILDNCPQLSAIKNTDELGINPDAKEAVLFAILANECLSGGQQRFGNTEQGIPDITMGKISFAD, from the coding sequence ATGCATCAACATATTGAAAAACTGTACTTAAGCGCCAAAAAAGAAAAAAAATTAATTGTTGGTCTGATGAGTGGAACCTCACTAGACGGCCTCGATATCGCGTTATGTGAGGTATCAGGACAGGGTATGAATACCCATGTTGACGTTATAAAATTCACAACAGTTGACTACGACGATGATTATAAGTCACGAGTTAAACGGGTGTTTGCAAAACGTGAGTGTGATCTTGAAGAGGTGACTCTACTGAACCCATGGATTGGTCAATTACATGGTGACATGGTTGCAAAAACCCTAGCCAAGTGGAATGTAGCGAAAGAGCTTGTCGATGTCATAGCAAGCCATGGACAAACGATTTATCACTGTCCAAAAAGTCAGCACAAGCGCCCAGAATACGGCAATGCCACATTACAAATTGGTGATAGTGATCATCTTGCTGTTGCAGCAGGAATTACCACGATTGGCGATTTTAGACAAAAACACATTGCAGCAGGAGGTGAAGGTGCCCCCCTTGCGGTGTATGGTGACTATTTATATTTCACAAGCACCAGCGAAAACCGCATATTGCTTAATATGGGCGGTATTGCAAACTTAACTTATTTACCTAAATCAGCCGATGCGCGTGCTGTTTTTAGCTCAGATATAGGCCCTGGCAATACTATTATGGATGCATATATTCAGCGCCATTTTGCGCCGCTGCATTATGATAAAGATGCTGCAATAGCAAGCCAAGGAAAGGTGAGTGAATCTTTATTAAATGCGCTCTGTGATAATGTATTCTTCGGCCTTGCTTTTCCAAAAACCACAGGCCCCGAAGTGTTTAATTTAGACTATTTAGCAGCGGCCCAAGCACGTACCAACACCGAGCACTTGTCTCACTTTGATGTCATGGCAACACTGGTGCATTTTTCTGGGTTAATGATTGCCAAAGCAATTACTCAATGTAGTGACGGCCTTAGTCAAGTTGCAGTGTATGCAAGTGGTGGTGGGGTACATAACCCATTATTAATGAAAGTTATTTTAGACAACTGCCCACAACTTTCAGCTATCAAAAACACAGATGAATTAGGTATAAACCCTGATGCCAAAGAGGCGGTGTTATTTGCTATTTTAGCAAATGAATGTTTGTCGGGTGGGCAACAGCGATTTGGTAATACCGAGCAAGGGATCCCCGATATTACCATGGGGAAAATTAGCTTTGCTGACTAA